The Lathyrus oleraceus cultivar Zhongwan6 chromosome 5, CAAS_Psat_ZW6_1.0, whole genome shotgun sequence genome includes the window aatataaaattttaatcaatttaaacgattaaattttaatttatttaattttaaagTTTTTTATTTGGATAGAGtattaaattattcattattaAGTTTTTGAGGTCATTTCTATAAATTTTAAACTTTTTGAGCAAAttaaaaatttgaaaaataaggACTAATTTGcaatattaaaaaatttaaagggattaatttctaaaattttaaaattattaaggatgaatttgcaaattttaaaaaatttagaTGTCATTTCAAAATTCTTAAATTTTGGAAACTATGAGGACCAACTACAAAATttgaaataataataataggtaAATTAATATTCACATTCTATGATGTATGATAGGAATTTCAAATTCTTTGACTTTAGATGTCTATCATTTTAACAAttctttgttttttttattcAAACAATTAATTTTGTCCAAATCATCTTAAATTTCCCCAAAACATTGCATTCTCTCATTAAAATATTTTATCTAAACACCCTCTAAAGATTAGGGATATAAATAACTATAGTAAAATATCATTCTCTCATTAAGAACTTAAATGTTTCTCTAAACTTCTTCacattaaaataaaaattatacGTTAAAATGTTATACACACTTGAAAAACAGTAAAAATGTTCATAAAGAAGATGCCATCCAATATAAAAAATTATGCATTTTATAGTCCTAAATAAACTCTATGAAAATCatgaaaatatttaaaaataattagaAATAATTTGCAATGCTTCAAAATAATTTATTCATCAAAAAGTGCCATGAAAAGGAATTGcaatatttcaaaaaaatttaaaGTTTCTTCCGTGACAATCAATTGCACATTCCTTACCATTGATTGTACCGAGAATACCATTCAAAAATATGGAATTTTTCAAAATGACGGTCTATTGCATGAAATAGACAATCGATTGCATTAGAAAAAATGGAACAAATAATTGATTGAATTGTTATTTTATACTCCCtccgtttctttttaagtgtcacttttttgaaaaaaaattgtttctttttaattatCACTTGCAAACTTCAATGCAGTATAATTGCACTTTTATCAAATTTACCCCTAGATAATTATTATAGAGagaaaaaaagtaaaatgaatgtaataaataattaagggtattataggtaataggagaattattatttggaaagtaacaataatgattaattttattggtatgtgtaaaaagtaaaaaaaaatgacacttaaaaaggaacggaggaAGTACGAGTTACTATTTAATGCTATGAGAATTACGACAAGAATGTACCCAAATTATTATTTTGTCGTTAGTCTCTCAGCAATAAAGATATAAATGCAATATTTTCCAGTTTTTGCACAAATAccataaatgaaaaaaaaatggGCCAAGGCAATTATTGATTAAAGTTTTATTCCATAAGATAAAAGTGCATAACTAGTAGGTTATACACGATGAGTACACACATAACTTATTCAAATACATACACAGATACAGCGGTAGTTGCTATAACTGCAtgcattttatttatttatattattatactTATAACGTCTTTAACAGTTTTGAGTGCAGAAACATTTCCAGTCATGGCACGTGCCACTGATTAAGTGCGCTTTGTTCTTGCAGTGATCATCACAGCTAGCATTCGTGAAGCATACTCCCCTGTATGTATCTGCCAAATGCTCACAAGTGTTTGCCTCTGTCACCACACACTACGTCAAAAAagacttttaacagcgcatcttagacagcgcttttaaaagaaagcgctgtctaatgttaaaattaaaataaaacacggaaaatcttcccaaaaaataatgaaagcgctgtctaagggggggtcttagacagcgcttgctaaaagcgctgtctaagacccccccttagacagcgcttttagaaagcgctttttaatatagaccttagacagcgcttttgataaagcgctgtctaaagtctttaaattaaaaaaaaaattaaaaaccaaaagcgctgtctaaggtagggtttagaaagcgcttttggaaagcgctgtctaaggcataccttagaaagcgctttccacaaaagcgctgtttaaggtctaataaaaataaaatttcagacctTAGCGCTTTCGTTTTCTGTTCatttgttttccctcttcttcactcacgCAGCCGTAACCTTCTTCTCCTCAGTCTCCAACAGCCATAACCTTCTTCTCCAAAACACGACATCACGCATATCACCCTATTTTCCTTCAACTTCCGAAAACCCTAGTTTCTGCCTTCAAGGGTccctccgccgtcacccaaacaaTCGACCGTCGCACTCGCCTCTCACCTCCGAACCTCCGTCGTCACCCAAACAATCAAAGGTTGCAGCGCAAGGAGACACTTGAATACGGTACGTTCTGCTCTAATGCACTTCCTCTTCTTCCATTGTCAATTACAATAAGAAAAATTAATGAACTCAGTGGGATTTCTGTCATAGAATGAAGTTAGAATGTTGTAGTGTTCTTGGATTTGTCAATGATGCTAACTGAGCTATTGTGTTAGTTAGCTAGCTTACTAGTTATGCAATGCCACAACGCCTGCTTGTTTGACTTTGGCTTGAACTGAAATGTTGGTGTTAAAAATGTGCTTGTTTGATTGTAATGCCATGAGTTCAAATAACTTGGATTGTTACTGCAATAGTTTCTTTCTTTTATACTTGTTGCAGTTGTATGTTTTGCCTATGTTAATTGCTCTGCTTGAATGGACCCGTTGTTGTTTATTATAGCCTTGTATGTGTGCAATTAGATCCATGGCTGAACGTATGTGTATGGGTTGGTGTTAGCATATGGCTGCCCTGTTTGAATCTACACTCAATGCTTGTGGTTTGTCCATTGCCCTGTTGCAATCTTGATCAAATTTTTACTATCCACCACAACTGTCATTGTTAAGATGATTAATAGGGTTGTTAATGTAGGAAATGATTGTTAGCAATGCATTCATGCCCCCTTTTGAAATGGTGTTAATGGTTTGCACTAATGCTTTGGTGTACATGTTTCTTCATTGAAATTTATAATTATGATAATTCTTGTTAACTGTTTGTTGAAAATGCTATGCTAATCGGTTAGTTGCTGGTGTTACAAATGCAATGTTTAATGAAAGTTGGTGATTTGGGAGTTGTTAGtttgtgtatgtatgtatattgaattgtgtatgtatatgtacatgcaatttgaaaggaaaaccatggataaaacatggatctgtgccgatcgaatgaccaaagagtacgagagtggggttttggaattcgttaagtatgctgttcaacacgctgaaaaccccagacgaatgcattgtccttgcttgcgttgttgttatattggtaaggttgacgcacatggattgaaatcgcatttgctgaggcatggaattgatcaaagttatcagtgttggatatttcatggtgagaaaattaacgagaatgttgaatcgagtggaaaaagtagtacgacctatgcttcatacgacaaagacacggaaacatacgattgtgatcgagttgaagagattgtagaagcactggaagaagatcttcatgattgtcctgaaatgtttgagaggatggtaagcgatgcagagaaaccgttgtacaaaggttgcactaaattctcaagactttttgcggtattaaagttgt containing:
- the LOC127086345 gene encoding defensin-like protein 39, giving the protein MEKKSLAALSFLLLLVLFVAQEICVVTEANTCEHLADTYRGVCFTNASCDDHCKNKAHLISGTCHDWKCFCTQNC